One Paenibacillus riograndensis SBR5 DNA segment encodes these proteins:
- a CDS encoding AraC family transcriptional regulator, which yields MSEVMDYMISPYPVRIIDPKVESSRLRLKAIRIGQAGHLPGRIWFRSNVVFEHWALVFILSGNGTYMENGGRIQQVRAGSLFFFRPGCSYSFGPAPGCNWDEYYINFNGTRVAEWVESGLLEGGTVFDAHASQELASVFEQVLALMEGGVPADADRAAAMLEGLLLECSLITEGHHRTRQPDLFPLIREELNACIYGLPDLQGIAAKHHISMSTLRRLVRHSSGYPLHEYIHRLKMAEAKHLLLNTSLQVKAIAGMLHYADSFYFSRLFKKYMGVSPLICRNSL from the coding sequence ATGTCCGAGGTCATGGATTATATGATCAGTCCGTACCCCGTACGGATTATTGATCCCAAGGTCGAGTCCTCCAGGCTTAGGCTGAAGGCCATCCGGATAGGCCAGGCGGGTCATCTGCCGGGAAGAATCTGGTTTCGGTCCAACGTTGTATTCGAACATTGGGCCCTTGTCTTTATATTATCCGGGAACGGCACATACATGGAGAACGGCGGCAGGATTCAGCAGGTGCGGGCCGGGAGCCTGTTCTTTTTCCGGCCGGGCTGCAGCTACAGCTTTGGACCTGCTCCGGGGTGCAACTGGGATGAATACTATATCAACTTTAATGGAACCCGTGTGGCTGAATGGGTGGAGTCGGGACTCCTGGAGGGGGGAACCGTATTTGATGCCCATGCTTCTCAGGAGCTGGCATCTGTATTCGAACAGGTGCTGGCGCTGATGGAAGGCGGTGTCCCGGCGGATGCCGACCGGGCGGCAGCGATGCTGGAGGGGCTTCTGCTGGAGTGTTCCCTGATTACTGAGGGTCACCACCGCACCCGGCAGCCTGATCTCTTCCCGCTAATCCGTGAAGAGTTGAATGCCTGCATCTATGGATTACCTGATCTGCAGGGGATTGCTGCCAAACACCATATTTCGATGTCCACGCTGCGCCGTCTTGTACGGCACAGCAGCGGTTACCCTCTGCATGAATATATCCACCGGCTCAAAATGGCGGAAGCGAAGCATCTGCTGCTCAATACTTCGCTGCAGGTTAAGGCGATAGCCGGAATGCTGCATTACGCGGATAGTTTTTATTTTTCGAGGTTATTCAAGAAATATATGGGAGTATCCCCGCTAATCTGCCGCAACAGCTTATAA
- a CDS encoding response regulator: MKIVIVDDHPLVRRGLAAVISMQSNLHFAGEATNGQEALMIIEETQPDLVLIDLKLADESGLDVIKAARSRGLISKFILLTSSASREDFLKAEEVLVDGYVLKEALPEELLFAIQLVHKGRKYYDPGLMEDKMRMSGNSPTDELTPKEKEVLIELGQGASNREIASRLFISEFTVKKHVSQILAKLQVADRTQAALYANAVGLTKYEMSYD, encoded by the coding sequence GTGAAAATCGTCATCGTTGATGATCACCCATTGGTTAGAAGAGGACTCGCGGCGGTCATTTCTATGCAGTCCAATCTGCATTTTGCCGGCGAAGCAACGAATGGCCAAGAAGCGCTTATGATCATTGAAGAGACGCAGCCTGATCTTGTGCTTATTGATCTTAAGCTGGCCGATGAATCAGGCCTGGATGTGATCAAAGCAGCGCGTTCGCGCGGACTCATCAGCAAGTTTATCCTGCTGACCTCTTCGGCGAGCCGGGAGGATTTTTTGAAGGCGGAAGAAGTACTGGTTGATGGTTATGTGCTGAAAGAGGCGCTGCCGGAAGAACTGCTGTTTGCCATTCAACTCGTTCATAAGGGCCGCAAGTATTATGACCCCGGCTTGATGGAAGACAAGATGCGGATGAGCGGCAACAGTCCAACCGACGAATTGACTCCGAAAGAAAAGGAAGTACTGATCGAGCTTGGGCAGGGGGCCAGCAACCGCGAAATCGCCTCACGGCTGTTCATCAGTGAATTCACGGTCAAGAAGCATGTCAGCCAGATTCTGGCGAAGCTTCAGGTGGCAGACCGTACACAGGCCGCACTCTACGCCAACGCCGTAGGGCTCACAAAATACGAAATGTCATACGATTAG
- a CDS encoding glycosyltransferase, protein MPMLVYGDVPKISIIICTYNRSALLLKTLQSLLPLENLDQAEVIVVDNSSKDDTAAVVKRFIEAEGANMDIRYILEPVQGLSAARNTGILASKSPLIAFLDDDAIPCRNWITTIVSTFEQKPEVMAMGGKIAPIFESRRPDWLIKPFELPYTIVDLGNRVKEYPKRLHPCGANMAMRKVAFDISLFPLELGRKGDSLLSGEETWLFNQIESQGHSILYHPQMAVDHFVPANRLTEDWIMKRYYSQGISNAMKSEGVKGNLLLLGKTAAKIMYIAGDSILSRSQGRKLLNKCRLESIRGTLHMIWNRKRESAAG, encoded by the coding sequence ATGCCGATGCTTGTATACGGAGACGTTCCTAAGATTTCCATAATCATCTGTACCTACAACAGGTCAGCTTTGCTGCTTAAGACGCTTCAGTCGCTTTTGCCGCTGGAGAATCTGGATCAGGCCGAGGTCATTGTGGTGGATAACAGCTCCAAGGATGATACGGCGGCAGTGGTCAAGCGGTTTATAGAGGCTGAAGGTGCAAATATGGATATCCGTTACATTCTGGAGCCGGTGCAAGGGTTGTCGGCGGCCCGGAATACAGGGATTCTGGCTTCCAAATCGCCGCTCATCGCTTTTCTGGATGATGACGCGATTCCTTGCCGGAATTGGATTACAACAATTGTAAGTACCTTTGAACAAAAGCCCGAGGTTATGGCCATGGGCGGCAAAATCGCTCCGATCTTCGAAAGCAGGCGTCCGGATTGGCTGATCAAGCCGTTCGAGCTGCCTTATACCATCGTGGATCTGGGCAACCGCGTCAAAGAATATCCGAAACGGCTTCATCCCTGCGGCGCCAACATGGCGATGCGCAAGGTGGCCTTCGATATCAGCCTGTTTCCGCTGGAGCTTGGAAGAAAAGGAGATTCGCTTCTCTCCGGTGAAGAAACCTGGCTGTTTAATCAGATTGAAAGTCAAGGACATTCCATTCTCTATCATCCGCAGATGGCCGTCGATCATTTCGTACCGGCCAACCGGCTGACGGAGGATTGGATTATGAAAAGATATTACAGCCAAGGCATATCCAACGCGATGAAAAGCGAAGGTGTGAAGGGGAATCTGCTCCTGCTGGGAAAGACGGCCGCCAAGATCATGTATATTGCGGGTGACTCGATCCTCTCCCGGAGCCAGGGGAGAAAACTTTTGAACAAATGCCGGCTGGAGAGTATTCGCGGAACTCTTCATATGATTTGGAACCGGAAGAGAGAATCCGCAGCGGGGTGA
- a CDS encoding sensor histidine kinase has protein sequence MLAVSIEMAGLIVLTLFTGGYDSSFKLYVLNPVLIAAGSLSIYFSWSLLFSYFGIISVFCYFFLNSSGKTFAEAVLDNGNLFLVMVLTVIVMQMVNRIKRQREAANARTNETMEHIKSLYHIVETSSQHDFMNIGQVITDYVVKLTKLDKALFWFAQKSGEPAPQSRQTGWHQEEERFLFAELEKHEHEWRLQREPVFKSLPGLGDFLLMPVRMSTRFVGMIGVKLEASEGLEGRRWYIQQLMFLSELSAIILERHELGVIENRLIITNEQNRIADEMHDSVSQSLFGIVYATHSLKQTWRKMSESELEEQIELIHDSATKVAKELRITIYSLSSKKSGGPTWLGMVRSHLKSLSRLNDVEIELKITGDDFSLPYPYHKALFRIISEATGNAIRHGAASRVDVELSLKPKWIRLSIVDDGVGFDTDLLWTESEDNTGGLGMKNMQYLAQSLGGDFQLSSSENAGTRILISIPVGVAELKNA, from the coding sequence ATGCTTGCCGTAAGCATTGAGATGGCGGGGCTTATAGTACTCACATTGTTTACTGGCGGGTATGACAGCTCGTTCAAATTGTATGTCCTGAATCCTGTCCTCATCGCGGCAGGTTCCTTGTCTATTTATTTCAGCTGGAGCTTGTTATTCAGCTATTTTGGTATTATTTCCGTATTTTGTTATTTTTTCTTGAACTCTTCCGGAAAAACTTTCGCCGAAGCCGTGCTTGACAATGGTAACCTGTTTCTAGTCATGGTACTTACGGTTATAGTTATGCAGATGGTTAATCGGATCAAGCGGCAGCGGGAAGCGGCCAATGCACGGACGAATGAAACCATGGAGCATATTAAGTCGCTCTATCACATTGTGGAAACCTCAAGCCAGCATGATTTCATGAACATCGGCCAGGTTATTACGGATTATGTGGTGAAGCTTACCAAGCTGGACAAAGCGTTGTTCTGGTTCGCCCAAAAGAGCGGCGAGCCCGCGCCACAGAGCCGGCAGACTGGCTGGCATCAGGAGGAGGAACGGTTTCTTTTTGCAGAGCTTGAGAAGCATGAGCATGAATGGCGGCTGCAGCGTGAACCGGTGTTCAAGAGCCTACCCGGACTCGGAGACTTTCTGCTTATGCCTGTAAGAATGAGTACGCGGTTTGTCGGTATGATCGGCGTAAAGCTGGAAGCATCGGAAGGCCTGGAAGGACGCAGGTGGTACATCCAGCAGCTGATGTTTCTCTCGGAGCTGAGCGCGATTATCCTTGAACGGCATGAACTTGGTGTCATTGAGAACCGGCTGATTATCACGAACGAACAGAACCGGATTGCCGACGAGATGCACGACAGCGTATCGCAGAGCCTGTTCGGGATAGTCTATGCGACTCATTCGCTTAAGCAGACATGGCGGAAGATGTCCGAATCCGAGCTGGAGGAGCAAATTGAACTGATTCATGATTCAGCCACCAAGGTAGCTAAGGAATTGCGCATTACCATCTACAGCCTCAGCTCCAAAAAGAGCGGCGGCCCGACATGGCTGGGTATGGTCAGATCACATCTGAAAAGCTTGTCCAGGCTGAACGATGTAGAAATTGAGTTAAAAATAACGGGGGATGATTTCAGTCTCCCTTATCCTTACCACAAGGCGCTCTTCCGGATTATATCCGAAGCGACAGGCAATGCCATTCGACATGGTGCTGCCAGCCGGGTGGATGTCGAACTGTCACTTAAGCCGAAATGGATCAGACTTTCGATAGTCGATGATGGTGTCGGTTTCGATACTGATCTGCTCTGGACCGAATCCGAGGATAACACCGGCGGACTAGGCATGAAGAATATGCAATATTTGGCACAGTCTTTAGGCGGTGACTTCCAGTTGTCCAGCAGTGAGAATGCAGGCACCAGAATTTTGATTTCGATACCTGTCGGCGTGGCTGAACTAAAAAATGCATAA
- a CDS encoding CpsD/CapB family tyrosine-protein kinase, whose translation MLRLNKSLITDLNPSSHISESFRSLRTYIRQLGLLKGSGGQALLFTSAEGGEGKTTILSNLAVSFVQDGKKVVVVDCNLRHPGLHSVFEVEGSHGLAAYLGGREEVKDIAVYGNLANLAVIPAGITSVSPPDLLGSDKMAALLEELKSSFDLILLDAPQAVEFSDARILAPLSDGLIIVARHGKTKRESLKKLKGLMEQTGVKILGIAMNQTR comes from the coding sequence ATGTTACGGCTGAATAAAAGTCTGATCACGGACCTGAATCCTTCCTCGCATATCTCGGAATCCTTCCGCTCGCTGCGCACCTACATCAGGCAGCTGGGGCTGCTGAAGGGCAGTGGAGGGCAGGCGCTCCTGTTCACCTCCGCAGAAGGCGGGGAAGGCAAAACGACGATTTTGTCGAACCTTGCAGTATCCTTTGTCCAGGATGGCAAGAAGGTTGTCGTTGTAGACTGCAACCTTAGACATCCCGGTCTGCACAGCGTGTTTGAGGTAGAGGGCAGCCACGGCCTCGCCGCATACCTGGGAGGCAGGGAAGAGGTCAAGGATATCGCGGTTTACGGCAATCTGGCCAATCTGGCCGTCATTCCGGCCGGGATTACCAGCGTCAGTCCGCCGGATCTGCTTGGAAGCGACAAGATGGCCGCTCTGCTGGAGGAACTGAAGTCAAGCTTTGATCTGATCCTGCTGGATGCGCCGCAGGCGGTGGAATTTAGCGATGCACGCATCCTGGCTCCGTTGTCAGACGGCTTAATCATCGTTGCCAGACACGGCAAAACGAAACGCGAGTCGCTCAAAAAGCTGAAAGGCCTAATGGAGCAGACAGGTGTGAAGATTCTCGGAATTGCTATGAATCAGACCAGATAG
- a CDS encoding O-antigen ligase family protein: protein MMNFEWGSKMNVLPYGMLYLMSALFLGAAVIYQPVIAVAIVLLILLLVVSISRPELISYFVLLTTAISINFLYPGSMFGVEILSLYKLVILMLLVPCILVNGLKFRLSPPLWAMVGLLFITFGSSIWLPEMSGSIAVKAFIGLSLPFVFLLINWKKEVAERQIRIITMLPLVSVLAGIVLQVVHLHSFLDVEFTGAVRVQGANIPAHLAMLAFMGVGIAFIEIKRSTQHIRFFYTMLALNFLILIGTGTRGPILALLLMVLYYFYDISRQYLKGRTQYLIPLLCSVILIFSAVYLQLDNIKKRSFERTTDTAVDLSGRAEAWEYFLNKAADSPWSGRGLGAVTVANDGTLYKGFVVPHNEYIRFYFDGGYIGAILLLISLLAVFILVYRALAPPVKPYYLLFIAGFMIYSFSDNTLSTVQSIIPFCWYLNCLYRSSQPTDSPQKEVIR, encoded by the coding sequence ATGATGAATTTTGAGTGGGGCTCCAAAATGAATGTTTTGCCATACGGAATGCTCTACCTCATGTCCGCGCTGTTCCTTGGAGCGGCGGTCATCTACCAGCCGGTAATAGCGGTAGCCATCGTGCTTCTGATTTTGCTGCTGGTTGTCTCTATCTCGCGTCCTGAACTCATCAGCTATTTCGTTCTGCTGACGACGGCGATCTCTATTAACTTTCTGTATCCCGGCAGCATGTTTGGCGTTGAGATTCTATCGCTCTACAAGCTGGTGATCCTGATGCTGCTGGTGCCCTGCATTCTGGTGAACGGATTGAAATTCCGCCTTAGCCCGCCGCTTTGGGCCATGGTGGGATTATTGTTCATCACCTTCGGCTCCTCGATCTGGCTGCCTGAAATGAGCGGTTCTATTGCGGTCAAAGCGTTTATCGGCTTGTCCCTTCCTTTTGTTTTTCTCTTGATCAACTGGAAAAAGGAAGTGGCCGAGCGGCAGATCCGCATTATCACTATGCTTCCACTGGTAAGCGTGCTGGCCGGAATCGTGCTGCAGGTGGTGCATCTCCACTCTTTTCTCGATGTGGAATTCACCGGCGCTGTACGGGTTCAGGGAGCGAATATCCCGGCGCATCTGGCGATGCTGGCCTTCATGGGCGTGGGAATTGCATTCATTGAGATCAAGCGCAGTACGCAGCATATCCGTTTTTTCTACACCATGCTGGCGCTGAACTTCCTGATTCTCATTGGAACAGGGACACGGGGGCCGATATTGGCACTGCTGTTAATGGTCCTGTACTACTTTTACGATATTTCGCGGCAATACTTGAAGGGCAGAACACAATATCTGATTCCGCTCCTGTGCTCGGTTATTCTGATCTTCTCGGCGGTATATCTGCAGCTCGACAATATTAAGAAGCGTTCCTTCGAACGCACAACGGATACGGCAGTAGACTTGTCAGGCCGGGCAGAAGCCTGGGAGTACTTCCTGAACAAGGCGGCGGATTCTCCGTGGTCGGGCAGAGGACTTGGAGCAGTGACAGTGGCGAACGACGGGACCCTTTATAAAGGGTTCGTGGTTCCCCACAACGAGTATATCCGCTTTTACTTTGATGGAGGGTATATCGGAGCCATTCTGCTGCTGATTTCATTATTGGCTGTGTTTATTCTGGTGTACAGAGCTTTGGCACCGCCGGTCAAACCGTATTATCTGCTCTTTATAGCAGGATTTATGATTTATTCGTTTTCCGACAACACGCTGTCGACGGTCCAATCGATCATTCCGTTCTGTTGGTACCTGAACTGCCTGTATCGATCTTCACAGCCAACCGATTCCCCACAAAAAGAAGTGATACGATGA
- the galU gene encoding UTP--glucose-1-phosphate uridylyltransferase GalU has product MKKVKKVIIPAAGLGTRFLPATKAMPKEMLPIINKPTIQYIVEEAIASGIEDIIIVTGKGKRAIEDHFDNAFELESRLLEDGKLELLKEVQRSSKVEIHYIRQKEPKGLGHAVWCARRFIGDEPFGVMLGDDIVTGKVPCLKQLIDQYEETQNSVIGVQEIPDEFTNRYGIIEPDLQDGRLYRVNNFVEKPAIGTAPSNLAIMGRYVFTPKIFKYLDLQEKGAGGEIQLTDAIQKLNQSERVYAYNFDGTRYDVGERLGYILTTLEFALESEDLRYPVMDAMAEYLSKAGQTLNS; this is encoded by the coding sequence ATGAAAAAAGTAAAGAAGGTAATCATCCCTGCAGCAGGACTAGGAACGCGCTTCCTTCCTGCCACGAAAGCAATGCCTAAGGAAATGCTACCGATCATCAACAAACCCACTATTCAGTATATCGTGGAAGAAGCGATCGCTTCCGGCATCGAGGATATCATTATTGTTACAGGTAAAGGCAAACGGGCGATTGAGGATCACTTCGACAACGCTTTTGAACTGGAGTCCAGATTGCTGGAAGACGGTAAGCTGGAGCTGCTGAAAGAGGTTCAGCGGTCCTCGAAGGTTGAAATTCACTACATCCGGCAAAAAGAACCCAAAGGCCTCGGCCATGCGGTATGGTGCGCCAGACGTTTTATCGGAGACGAGCCCTTTGGCGTAATGCTCGGGGATGACATCGTAACCGGCAAGGTGCCCTGCCTGAAGCAGTTGATTGACCAATACGAGGAAACGCAGAATTCAGTAATCGGCGTACAGGAAATTCCCGATGAATTCACCAACCGCTACGGAATTATTGAACCCGACCTGCAGGACGGACGGTTGTACCGGGTTAATAATTTTGTCGAAAAACCGGCGATTGGCACAGCGCCTTCCAATCTGGCGATCATGGGACGTTATGTGTTTACTCCAAAGATCTTTAAGTACCTGGACCTTCAGGAAAAAGGCGCAGGCGGCGAAATTCAGCTCACCGATGCCATTCAGAAGCTGAACCAAAGCGAGCGCGTGTACGCTTATAACTTTGACGGTACCAGATACGATGTCGGCGAACGGCTGGGATATATTTTGACTACACTTGAATTCGCACTGGAAAGCGAAGATTTGCGGTATCCGGTGATGGATGCAATGGCGGAATATCTGAGCAAAGCGGGACAAACTCTGAATAGTTGA
- a CDS encoding beta-N-acetylhexosaminidase, whose protein sequence is MSENHYLQLFPVPKVLECSDGRFHLPAQGSIVLAGEADRAALPAARRLQLTLSQVLQLNLSLSVGTRPAVRSVYHFSYSPLLPAQGYEIHVDENGIAVNYGSPEGAYYAAATLKQILQQCGRSLPFVHISDQPDFAARGLMIDISRNKIPKLETLFRIVDFMADLKLNQLQLYIEGSPFAYESFPQVWELETPITGEEILQLDAYCQERYIELVPNQNSFGHMEGWLTRPEFNALAEIPEGFMLPENMYDSDMYPEGLFMHPGTFHTENPEVLQLLATMYDDLLPYFTSKYFNVGCDETYELGLGKNKAAADADGKGQLYLSFLQKIHGLVLERGKTMQFWGDIIIQHPELIPRLPKDIVAMEWGYSAAHPFEADTLKFREAGIPFYVCPGTSSWNSLTGRSDNMMANLRSAAIHGKNNGAIGYLITDWGDFGHWQHLPISYAGFAYGAAVAWNVENNLEADVAAYLNTSVFHDRAGKIGQLLLDLGNYYKLESGIVRPNDTEMSMLLRTPLQQVQLVGKLTVEHFEQLEQYLAEIEARLDQPELECADAGLVVAELRNGIHFVKHAVQLARIKKQLADGPGTLQPELIHRQIKDLDILLHHYRQLWLQRNRPGGLEQSVSKLVRLRAEYTRLAAELTGSAAL, encoded by the coding sequence ATGTCTGAAAACCATTATTTGCAGCTGTTTCCGGTGCCAAAGGTCTTGGAATGTTCTGACGGCCGGTTCCATCTTCCCGCGCAAGGAAGCATCGTTCTTGCGGGAGAAGCGGACCGCGCCGCTCTTCCTGCTGCGCGCAGGCTCCAGCTCACCCTGTCTCAGGTCCTTCAACTGAACCTATCCCTGTCTGTAGGCACACGCCCGGCTGTCCGTTCCGTCTACCACTTTAGTTATAGTCCATTGCTGCCTGCCCAGGGCTATGAAATCCATGTGGATGAGAACGGAATCGCAGTAAATTACGGTTCACCCGAAGGGGCTTACTATGCGGCTGCCACACTGAAACAAATTCTGCAGCAATGCGGCAGGAGCCTTCCGTTTGTGCATATCAGCGACCAGCCGGACTTTGCGGCCAGAGGACTGATGATCGACATCAGCCGCAATAAAATCCCCAAGCTCGAAACCCTGTTCCGGATCGTTGATTTCATGGCTGATCTTAAGCTGAACCAGCTGCAATTATATATAGAAGGTTCTCCCTTTGCCTATGAATCCTTTCCCCAGGTCTGGGAGCTTGAAACCCCGATAACCGGGGAGGAAATTCTGCAGCTTGATGCCTACTGCCAGGAACGTTATATCGAGCTTGTTCCGAACCAAAACAGCTTCGGGCATATGGAAGGATGGCTGACCCGTCCGGAGTTCAATGCCCTCGCTGAGATTCCGGAAGGCTTCATGCTTCCTGAGAATATGTACGACAGCGATATGTATCCGGAAGGATTGTTCATGCACCCGGGAACCTTCCATACCGAAAACCCTGAAGTGCTGCAGCTGCTCGCCACCATGTACGATGACCTTCTTCCCTACTTCACGTCAAAATACTTTAATGTAGGCTGTGACGAAACCTATGAGCTGGGACTCGGCAAAAACAAAGCCGCGGCAGACGCCGATGGCAAAGGCCAGCTGTATTTGTCTTTTCTGCAGAAAATTCATGGGCTGGTCCTGGAGCGCGGTAAAACCATGCAGTTCTGGGGCGATATCATCATCCAGCATCCTGAGCTCATTCCCCGGCTCCCCAAAGATATCGTTGCCATGGAATGGGGCTACAGCGCAGCCCATCCGTTCGAAGCGGATACACTGAAATTCCGCGAAGCGGGGATTCCTTTCTACGTCTGTCCGGGAACCAGCTCCTGGAACTCCCTGACAGGCCGCAGCGACAACATGATGGCCAATCTGCGCAGTGCGGCAATCCACGGCAAAAACAACGGCGCCATCGGCTACCTAATTACCGACTGGGGCGATTTCGGCCACTGGCAGCACCTGCCCATCAGCTATGCCGGATTCGCCTACGGTGCAGCGGTCGCATGGAATGTGGAGAACAATCTGGAGGCAGATGTCGCCGCTTACCTGAACACATCCGTTTTCCATGACCGTGCAGGCAAAATCGGACAGCTGCTGCTGGATCTTGGCAACTACTATAAGTTGGAGTCCGGCATAGTCCGTCCGAATGATACGGAAATGTCCATGCTGCTGCGTACTCCGCTGCAGCAGGTGCAGCTTGTCGGCAAGCTTACGGTTGAGCATTTCGAGCAACTGGAGCAGTATTTGGCGGAGATCGAAGCCCGGCTTGACCAGCCGGAGCTGGAATGCGCCGATGCCGGACTTGTTGTGGCAGAGCTCCGGAACGGCATTCATTTTGTGAAGCATGCCGTGCAGCTGGCCCGGATCAAAAAGCAGCTGGCTGACGGGCCCGGCACACTTCAGCCTGAGTTGATCCACCGCCAGATCAAGGACCTGGACATTCTGCTCCATCACTACCGCCAGCTATGGCTTCAGCGCAACCGTCCCGGCGGCTTGGAACAGAGTGTCTCGAAGCTGGTCCGGCTGCGCGCCGAGTACACCCGGCTGGCAGCCGAGCTGACTGGTTCAGCGGCGTTATAG
- a CDS encoding sugar transferase codes for MSMQKLPEDYEAVLPKLYMLHAKEGSKEMDSYLVMKRIIDIFFSALGLLVLLPLFIVVAILIKLEDPKGKVFFRQNRVGKDEKLFPMYKFRSMVSNAEELKANLMAYNEVSGAMFKIKNDPRITRIGRFLRKTSIDELPQLWNVLLGHMSLVGPRPPLVEEVAQYTDYDKQRLMVTPGCTGYWQVNARNSVGFDEMVQLDLTYISIRSTMLDLKIIAKTGLMLLGSKDAY; via the coding sequence ATGAGCATGCAAAAACTGCCGGAAGACTATGAGGCCGTCCTGCCGAAACTTTACATGCTACATGCCAAAGAAGGAAGCAAAGAAATGGATTCCTATCTGGTGATGAAGCGGATTATCGACATTTTTTTCTCCGCTCTTGGCCTTCTCGTACTGCTGCCGCTGTTCATCGTGGTGGCGATCCTGATCAAGCTGGAAGATCCGAAAGGAAAGGTGTTCTTTCGTCAGAACCGGGTTGGCAAGGACGAGAAGCTGTTTCCGATGTACAAATTCAGATCCATGGTCTCCAATGCCGAGGAGCTGAAGGCAAACCTGATGGCCTACAATGAGGTCAGCGGCGCGATGTTCAAGATTAAGAATGATCCCCGCATCACACGTATCGGCAGATTCCTGCGCAAGACCAGCATTGACGAATTGCCTCAGCTCTGGAATGTGCTGCTAGGGCATATGAGTCTGGTCGGCCCGCGCCCCCCGCTCGTGGAAGAGGTTGCGCAGTACACGGATTATGACAAACAACGGCTTATGGTTACACCAGGCTGCACCGGCTATTGGCAGGTGAATGCAAGAAACAGCGTCGGATTTGACGAAATGGTTCAGCTGGATCTGACCTACATTTCTATCCGCAGCACTATGCTGGATCTCAAAATCATCGCTAAAACCGGCCTTATGCTGCTTGGCTCCAAAGATGCGTATTAA
- a CDS encoding YveK family protein, translated as MEKTILDYINLIKKRLWLIIVFVLISCATTFYVSKNFVMPVYSASGQLLVNNAANVPESNNLNNLNFSLNLIESYKEILKSPTIMKSVVAEHPEFNLTEQALAGKLQIKSSEKSQVINLSVQDESYTKAATIVNAVSQTFIRSLPALMNLDNVTFLTPADPADAPGPVNSGSTMNIIISFVVSLMAAIGIILLLETLNGTLRTEKEAEFDLGLPVIASIPTIRKRDLGKSANANARVGEGAYVTAE; from the coding sequence GTGGAAAAGACGATTTTGGATTACATTAACCTGATTAAGAAGAGGTTATGGTTAATCATTGTATTTGTATTAATCTCCTGCGCCACCACCTTCTATGTCAGCAAGAACTTCGTCATGCCTGTCTACTCAGCCTCCGGACAGCTGCTCGTCAACAACGCCGCGAATGTCCCCGAGAGCAACAACCTTAATAATCTGAACTTCAGTCTCAACCTCATCGAGAGCTATAAGGAAATTTTGAAGTCGCCAACGATTATGAAGAGTGTAGTAGCAGAGCACCCGGAATTCAATCTGACAGAACAGGCGCTGGCCGGCAAGCTGCAGATTAAATCTTCGGAGAAAAGCCAGGTCATCAACCTGAGCGTGCAGGACGAGAGCTACACCAAAGCGGCTACGATAGTAAACGCGGTATCGCAGACGTTCATCCGCAGCCTGCCGGCGCTGATGAATCTGGACAATGTAACGTTCCTGACGCCGGCTGATCCGGCAGATGCTCCTGGTCCTGTCAACAGCGGTTCCACAATGAACATTATCATCAGCTTTGTAGTTTCCCTGATGGCTGCGATCGGAATCATTCTGCTGCTGGAAACCTTGAACGGTACACTCCGGACAGAGAAGGAAGCGGAGTTCGATCTGGGGCTGCCGGTAATCGCCAGCATTCCTACGATCCGCAAACGGGACCTGGGCAAGTCGGCAAATGCCAATGCAAGAGTAGGGGAGGGCGCTTATGTTACGGCTGAATAA